The stretch of DNA CTTCTTCGCACAGGAGCGCGTCGGCCTCAACGGCGCGATCTTCACCGTCTACAAGTTCCGCACCATGCGCACCGACGCCGACAAGTATGGCCAGAGCCCGCGCGGCGACTTTGACCCGCGCGTCACGCGCGTCGGCCGGTGGATGCGCCGCCTCTCGCTCGATGAGTTCCCGCAACTGGTCAACGTGCTGCTGGGGCAGATGCGCCTCGTCGGCCCGCGCCCCGAGATGCCCTTCATCGTCGAAAAGTACGACCAGCGCCAGCGGCAGCGGCTGCTCGTCAAGCCGGGCGTCACAGGCCTGTGGCAGGTCTCGCCGCATCGCAACGACCCGATCCACGAACACATCGAATACGACCTCGCCTACATCGCCCACCGCGGCCCGATCATCGACCTCGCCCTGATCATCGCGACACTGGGTCTGGCGAATCGCAGCGGAGCGTGAAGAGTGCTACGGATCGCGCGATGAGATCACCTCGTTGAGAAGCCGCTCGACGGCGTCATAGGGAGTTGGGTCGAAGAACGGAGACCGCTTCTGTTCAAGCGAGCGCGCCATCCTGACAAAGTCGAGTGAAGACCGCTGAAGATGATCCTGCATCAGCGGATCGGCCCCGAAGGCGAGCAGGCGGCCGACCGCCCGCTCGCTGACGCTGAGAGATTCCACCATTAGAATGGTCGCTCCGCTCTCGGTTTGGTGGTCGAGGTTGAGACCCGCGCTCAGGAGCAGTTTGACGAGATCGTCAGTCGCTGCATCCCAATCGACAGCAAACAGCAGACTTCGCCCCTGCTCGTCCGTGACCAGCGGATCGGCGCCGGATCGCAGCAGCAGACGGACGACCGGATCATTGGAACAGCTGACTGCCGCCCAGAGCGGGGTGGGCCCATGCACGCTCTCCAACGCGCAGTTCGCATCGGCGCCGTATTCGAGCAGAAGTTGCACGATGTCCGCGCCGGTTCGAGCAGCAGCGTCCCAGAGTGCCGACTGGTCCATGGATTCGAGACGGGTTCCGTTTTCGAGCAGCAACTGCGCCGCTTCACGCTGGTGGCAACTGACGGCCATGAGCAACGCGGGTTGCAGGAGAGACTGCGCGTCTTCCAAACCAGAATTCGCTATGCGGGAAAGAAGATACTGGAGATTATCCAACCTCCCGCTGGCAGCGGCGCTCTGGAGGGCTCTTGCGAACGCCACGCTGCTGGTTGGATCCTGGTCCATCTCAACCAGGAACGCGAGTATTTCCGTCGAGCCGTAGTCTGCGGCGTCGAGAATCGCCTTGTTGCGATTGAGAATCGCTGCGCGCTGAAGCATGAACTGCACCGTTTCGAGTGAGCCGTGACGAACTGCGACGTCGAGAGCGGAGTTGTTGCCATCCCCCGCATTGATATTCGCGCCTGCTGCGAGCAGTACCTCCATGACCTCGCGTTCATCGTGTGCTGCCGCCCACATGAGCGGCGTCGAGTCTTCAGGCCATGGAACCTGAACGATTGAGTCGGGCGTCCGACAGTCGGGCGAAATGCCCGCCGCAAGCAGCTGTTGCACACATTGGACATCGCCCCTTCCCGCTGCGACGAAGATGGGATCCAGCCGCACCGCGCGGATGGAGGTGAGGATCGCCAGTGCCACCAGCACAAGACACGAGATGGCAATGAGCCCTATTACGGCTCTCAGGTGCGTGCGCGAGGGCCACGGCCAGCGCTCCCGCTGATCCCACCCGCATTCCGGACAACGATCTGAGACCGCCCCGCGCATCAGATAGCTGCATGAGATGCACGCCTCTCCTCGTCGCCGCAGGCCGCGCCGGATGACCATCGGAAGCGAAAGCACGATCATCAGCCCCAGCCACACGCCTGCATGCACCAGCGAATCGATGAGCAAACCGACAGGCACCAGCCGCAACGGCATGGCCGAGCGCGTGAGAAGCGTTGCGTGCTCCCGGGTGGGTTGCCAAACCACTCCGGCGGCGCCGGGCGGCGGGTCATGGATCCACGGCAGCCGCACAGGCTCCACAATGATGCCCGCGTCAATGGCATCATCGGCCGAGACAAACGGATTGGCAGGATCCGGCCAGGAGACACGCAGCGCCGGCGCCGGCCATCCATGCCCAAAATCGCACGACCGGTCAATGCTCGGACTGATCACCGGGCACCACCACGGCGTCTCTTCCACCACCGACGAGAGAATCTCATTACGACCAGACGGCCGGCTGCGATGCAGCGCGACGGAGGCAAGCCCGCGGAACTCGGCGACGTTCCAGCGCTGCCATGAATACCGATGCGAACTCGACCACCCTAGTGGATTCCACCGAGCCAGACTCGGCTTGTCAAGAATGGCGTCCCCGGCAGCGACGCCGATGGATGAGAGTGCGCCCAGCACCAGGAGCAGGGCGGAAAGAAAAGCCAGGCGAGACGGAAGAAATCCGGGCATGCGTCTCCGTGGGTTCAGACGTTCGATCATACCGGCAGTTCCACGAGCAGCGGGTTCAAGCCGCCCACCGCGGCCCGGTGCTCGACCTCGCACTGATCATCACGACCCTCGGGCTGGCGAATCGCAGCGGGGCGTGAGCAGTTCGGGCTTGCTAGCATGTCGCCCGAGGCTCAGCATGCGCATACGAGACCTGATCAGCATTCTGCTTGTGGTGGTGGTGCTCTTGGCCATGGCATGGCTCGACAACTCAAATCACCTTTACTATCCGGGTGGCCGGGGAATGGTGTCGGTGAGTTCGTGCTTCGGCTATGTCGCCGGCGGACTCATTATCATCGCAGCAATGTGCACGGTGTTGGGAGTCGGTCCGGGCGGCATTCCGAAATTGACGCTTCACTGTGTTTTCGGATCAATTCTGGGTGTGGTCGTCGTTGGTGTAAGCTCTGGGTGGCTTTCGTCGTGGCAGTACATGGCCAAGAACCCGGGCGAGCAAATCTACATCGACTGGTTCAGCGACGTGGCCGGCCTGCTCACATTTTGTCTCATCTTCGGTGGCACCCTGTACCTGCCGTATCTGAGTCGGAGTCAGGTGGGAGAAACTCGCTGCCGCAAGTGCAACCACGTATTGCGCGGCCTTAAGGAGCCGCGCTGCCCGGAATGCGGCGAGGCGATCTGACGCAGGCGGCCGCCGCTGGATGGCCCACGACAGACCCAGCCCGCCCGGCGACAGTGTGATATATTGTCTCCAATGACGGAATCCGATGATCATCACGCCGGCATCCGCGCCATGCTGCGCCTGAGCATGACGCCGGGAATCGGGCCGATTCTCATTGCGCGGCTGCGCGAGCGCTTCGGCTCGGCGCAGGCCATCCTGGAAGCCCCGCTCACCCACCTCCAGCAGGTGCAGGGCATCAGTGCCGAGAAGGCCAGAGCGATTCAGCGCGGCGTGGATGAGGGCGAAATCGACGTCGAGCTGGCCGAGGCCGAGGCGCGCGGGGTCGCGGCAGTGAGCATTGACGATGCGGCCTACCCGCCGCTGCTCAAGCAGATTCCCGACCCGCCGCCGGTGATCTATGTACGCGGCTCGATCGCGCCGACCGACGTGTACTCCATCGCGATCGTCGGCACGCGCAACTGTTCGGCCTACGGGCGCGATCAGGCCGGGCGACTGGCGTCAGCGCTGGCGACGCGCGGCCTCGCGATCATCTCCGGCGGTGCGCGCGGCATCGACACCGAAGCCCACCGTGGCGCGATGCGCGGCGGCGGGCGCACGCTCATCGTCATGGGTTGCGGCTTGTCTCACCATTACCCGCCCGAGAACGAGTCGCTGTTTGAGTCGGTCGTCGCCGAGGGCCGCGGTGCGCTCATCAGCGAGTTTCCCATGCGCCTGGGCCCGAGCAAGGAGAACTTCCCGCGCCGCAACCGCATCATCTCGGGCTTGTCTCTGGGCACGCTGGTCATCGAAGCGGGCGAGCGCAGCGGCGCTCTCATCACGGCGCGTCTCGCCTGCGAGGAGCATCATCGCGAAGTGTTCGCCATACCCGGCAACGTCGATTCGCCGCGCGCTTCGGGCTGCCACAAGATAATCCGCGAAGGCTGGGCGAAACTCGTTACCGGCGCTGCGGACATTCTCGAATCGCTCGAGGGCAGCGAGCACCTCGTGGCCGGAGCGATGCAGCAGGCGGGGATCGATAATCGCGATTCTCTCTTCGCCACGCCGGCTGATTCCCATGCGCCGACCAAGGTGAAATCAACCCCGATCGGCGAACTCAACCTCACGCCGAGTCAGCAGAAGATACTCGCGGCGCTCGACGGCCAGCCCGTGGAACTCGATGAACTCTCCGCGCGCACAGGCCTCGCGATCCACGCCCTGCAGGCGGACCTGACGATGCTGCAGATCCGCGGCCTGGTGGCCAGGGCGGGACTGAGCGCTGTCGAACGGCGGCGGTAGACCTCGCGCGCCTGCTCGCCATCCACGCTATTCGAGCAGCGAGCGCCCCGTCATCGCGGCGGGAACATCGATGCCGGTCATGTCAAAAGCCGTGGGCATGACATCGGCGAGTCGTCCGCCGGTGCGCAGAACGCGCCCCTTGAATCCCTCGCCGACGATGATGAGCGGCACGTCGTACATCGTGTGCGCCGTGTGCGGCCCCATGGTGGCGGGGTCGAACATCTGCTCGGCGTTGCCGTGGTCGGCCGTGACGATGAGCGAACCGCCACGCCGCAGCGCCGCGTCGACGATCGCGCCGACGCAGGCGTCGACGGTCTCGACGGCCCTGATAGCCGCGTCGAGTTTGCCCGTGTGGCCCACCATGTCGGCGTTGGCGAAGTTGACGATGAGAAAATCCTCGCAGTCTTCCGCCGCCAGCCGCGCCAGCACCGCGTCGCGCACGCCCGCGGCGCTCATCTCCGGCTGCTGGTCATAGGTCGAGACTCTCGGGCTCTGGATGATCTGCCGATGCTCGCCTTCGAAGGGCTCATCGCGATAGTCGTTGAAGAAGAACGTCACGTGCGCGTACTTCTCCGTCTCAGCGCAGCGGAACTGGGTGAGGCCGAGGCGCGAGAGGTATTCGCCGACGATGTCGTGCAGCCGCGGCGGCTTGGGATAAGCCACCTTCACCCACTGGTTGAGTTCCTTTTCGTATTCGCACATGGTGATGACGTGCACGTTGCGCTGGTCATCGCTGTCGCCGGTGCGATTGAAGCCGCACTGCCCGGTGTCGGGTGAGGGCCTGACATGGCCATGGAATTCGGGCATGGCCAGGGCGCGGACGAGTTGGCGCGGCCGGTCGCCGCGGTAGTTGTAGAAGATGACGATGTCGCCGGGATCGATGCGGCCGGACATGGCGTCTTCGTCGCTCGCGCCGACCATGGTGGGCGTAACAAACTCGTCGCCGCGCATCTGCTCGTCGGGTGGATGGTCGTAGTGCTCCTGGACAGCGTCGCTGGCTCGCTTGGCGCGAGGCGGCGCGGGACCCGTCGAGTCGGCGCTCCACGTCAGGCAGTCCCATGCGCGGCGGATGCGCTCCCAGCGGTTGTCGCGGTCCATCGCCCAGTAGCGCCCCATCACCGACGCGACGCGCCCCACGCCGATCTCCGCGAGCCGGCCTTCCACCTGCTCGACGAAATGCACGCCGGTGAACGGCCCGGTGTCGCGCCCGTCGGTGAACAGGTGCACGCAGACCGACTCGGGCCGCAGGCCTTCGCGGCGACAGAGTTCGAACAGCGCATAGAGGTGCTCGAGGCGGCCGTGCACGCCGGCGTCCGAGCAGATGCCCAGCAGGTGCAGGTGATGCCGGCCGGACTGCCTGATGCGCTCCGTCGCGTGAAGGAAGACTTCGTTGGTGAAGAACGACTCGTCACGGATCGCCTGGCTGATGCGGACGGAATCCTGGTTGACAATGCGCCCGGCGCCGAGGTTCTGGTGGCCCACTTCGCTGTTGCCGGTCGTGCCCTCGGGCACGCCGACGTCTTCGCCGCTCGTGTGGATGAGCGTTGTCGGGTATTCGGCCATGAGCCGTTCGGCCACGGGGGTGCGCGCCAGGCGCACGGCATTGAACGAGTCGTGCTCGCGGTTGGGGTTCTCGCCCCAGCCGTCGCGAATGAGAAGAACCAACGGCGTATTGACGGGCTGGAGGCTTGTCATGATGAGAAAGGATATCGCGCCACGGCTCGGATGACGTCGGGCCGCGGCATGAGGCTTCCCGCAGCGCGCGATCCACGGGCGCGATCTAGACTTGGTCCTATGCATGAGCGGGTGCGCGATGAGCTTCTCGGCTGGCTGGGGCGGTTTGTCATCCGCCGCCGCGTGCCCGTGCTGCTGGCGGCGCTGCTGCTCGTGGCCGGGAGCGTCTGGCTGGCGCTGGCGCGCCTGACCATGCAGACCGACCGCAGCTTTCTCGTTTCACCCGATCTGACGTGGAACGCCGCCTACCTCGCCTATAAAGAGGAGTTTCCGCGCTGGGGCGACGTGATCATCGCCGTCGATCGCGGCCCGCGGGCGCGGCGCGCCCAGTCACCCGAATTCGACCGGGCGGCGATGTTCGTGCGCTCGCTGGCCCAGCGGCTGCGCGACGATCCGGCCGTGCTGGATGTGCTCGACGGCTACACCTTTCGCCCGCAATTCGCCCGGCTCATGCTCACGCTGCCCGAGGGCGCCTACGAGCGGTCGCTGGCGGAGTTCCGCTCATCGCGCGTGGTGCTGGAGTCGACTTCGATCGTCGATCTGCTCCGGGCGACGCTGACGGGTCTCTCCCGCGCCGCCCAGCCGGCCAGCGCAACGGGTTCGCTTGAAGGGCTGAGCAACCTGCTGCGCTCGATCGACCGCGCGATGGATGACCCGGCGGCGCCGCTGTTCGCCTCGGCAGGTGGCTGGCGGCCGCTTGAGAGCGATTCAGGTCGTTACCTGCTGTTGTCGGCGGCGCTGCGACGCGAAGGAGCGTCTGTTTCAGGTCTGAGCGAAGGAATCGCCGCCATCCGCCGGCACATGGCCGAACTGCAATCCACCCGGCTGTTTGCCGGCATCGAGGCCGCCGTGACGGGCGTGGGCGCGATCGAGAACGACGAGACGGCGCAGTCCATGGCCGACTCGACGTTCACTTCCGTCCTCGCCTTCGCGCTGATCGCGCTGCTTCTCGTGATCGTGTTTCGCGGCGTGGTCGTGCCGATCTGCGCCGCCTTGACGCTTCTGAGTGCCGTCGCGTGGAGTTTCGGCTGGGCCACGCTCGTCGTCGGCCACCTGCAGGTGCTCAGCGTGGTGTTCACGGTGATCCTGCTGGGGCTGGGCATCGACTTCGCCCTGCACCTCACCGCGCGCCTCGAACTGACGCGCGAAGAGCACGAAGATCTCGGCGATGTGCTGTCGCGCGTCTATCGCGGCATCGGGCCGGGCATCATCACCGGCGCCGTCACCACTGCGGCGTCATTCGCCGTCATGCTGCTGACTGATTTCAAAGGCGTGGCGGAGATGGGCGCCATCGCGGCGGGGGGCATTCTGCTGTGCCTCATCGCCATGCTCAGCGTTTACCCCGCGCTGCTCTCGCTGCGGCCCGACTGGCGCAAGAGCGTGCGGCACCGGCTGGGTGGAGAGGATGCGCACTTCGCGCACGGGCGACTCGACGTGGTCGATCGCCGGCCGCGCACTGTGCTGATCATCGCGCTGCTGCTCGTCGCCGCCGCAATCCCCGCGGCGCTGCGCACGCGCTACGACCCCAACCTCCTCAATCTCCATCCGCCGGGCGTCGAGAGCGTCATCTGGGAGCACCGCCTGACCGAAGACAGCCGGCGCTCGGCATGGATCGGCATCAGCATCGTCGATTCGCTCGAGCAGGCGCAGCGCCAGACGCTCGCGCTGCTGCAGCATGATGAGATCGCCGCGGTCGAGGGCGTGGGGTCGCTGTTTCACCCGGAGCGCGAGCAGCGGCGAGAAGCGTTTGTGCAGGACATGCCTCGCGACATTCCCTCTTCCACAGATTCGACGGCGCCGCAGGCGGCCCAACTCATCGCGCAGGTGCGCGGCGGCATTGAAGCGGCCGCGGGCGGCGACATCGAAACGGGAGAGACGCTCGACCCGGCGCTGCGCGAAGCGCTCACTCAAGTACTCGCGGCGAGTGATGACCTGCTCGAACGATTGCGCGGGCCGGATGCGGAGAGCCACTGGGCCAACGTCGCGCAGGCGTGGCGGCGCGATCGGCAGACGCTGATCGAAACCTGGCAGGCCGTCGCCGACCCGCGGCCGCAGACGCTCGACGACCTGCCCCTGCCGCTGCGCACGCTCAACATCTCGCCCGACGGGCGGCTGCTGCTGCGCATCCAACCGGCCGATCGCGGCGGCTCGGTGCTCGATCCCGACCGGCTGCGAGCATTCGTCTCGGCGATGCGCGCCGTTGATGCTGATGTGCTCGGGCCGGCCGTGCAGATCTACGAATCGACCACGCTCATCTCGCGCGCCTACACGATTGCCACCTGCCTGGCCGTCGCGGCGATTCTCATCCTGCTGCTGCTCGATTTCCGTTCGCTCGCGGATTCGCTGCTGGCGCTGCTGCCGGTGGTGGTTGGATTCATCGGTCTGTTCGCCGTGATGGGCGTGACGGATCTTCCGCTGAACTTCGCCAACATCATCGTCATGCCGTTCATCTTCGGCATCGGCGTGGATGCGGGCGTGCACATCGTGCACCGCTGGCGCGATGACCCGACCGGTGTGCCGCGCGGACTCTCGGGCGGCACGGGGCGCGGCATCCTGCTCACCACGCTCACGACCGTCATCGGATTCGGCTGCATGGCCCTGGCGCAGCACCGCGGCATCCGCGGCCTGGGCATCACCATGGTCATCGGCCTGACCATCACGCTCATTGCCTGCTACACCGTGCTCCCCGCAATCCTCCGCCTGCGCACCGCCGCCGAGGATGTGCATCGATAAGTGGCGATCGCAGCGCGTGCGCGGGCAAGTGTGCGCGAGTGCCTTACTTGTGGCGCAAAACTTGTGGCGCGAAGGAATGCTACTGCACGTTTGCGGGTTCCTGCATCTCTTACGGGTGACTGCGCTTCCAACCGTCGTTGAGTGCGGGATCCAGCACGGCCACATCAGCGGAGTTCAGCAGTTGGCGCGCGAGATTGTCCATGAGGATTCGCTCCTGCGCCAGCCGCGCCGCGCGAGCCATGTCGGTCTTGACCAACTCATAGGCAACGTTGCTCCGCGGGATCTTCTGCACCATCTGCACGAGCGCAAAGCCGCTCTCGAGCGGGATGATCGGCGAGAGATCCCCTTCATCGAGATCCGCCAGCACCTGCCGAAGCGCCATGGGATAGGAGGCGTCATAGGGCGAGATCGCGTCGAGCAATCCGCCGCGCTGCGCGCTGGCGGCATCCGTGCTGACCAGCGCCGCCACTTCGGCAAAGGGCTCGCCGGCGCGGATGCGGCTCAGCGCCGTGGCCGCCTCGTTCATCGTCGCCGACGTGATCAGCCGCACGCGGTACTTCGGGCCGTAGAGCTGCTC from Phycisphaerales bacterium encodes:
- the dprA gene encoding DNA-protecting protein DprA, yielding MTESDDHHAGIRAMLRLSMTPGIGPILIARLRERFGSAQAILEAPLTHLQQVQGISAEKARAIQRGVDEGEIDVELAEAEARGVAAVSIDDAAYPPLLKQIPDPPPVIYVRGSIAPTDVYSIAIVGTRNCSAYGRDQAGRLASALATRGLAIISGGARGIDTEAHRGAMRGGGRTLIVMGCGLSHHYPPENESLFESVVAEGRGALISEFPMRLGPSKENFPRRNRIISGLSLGTLVIEAGERSGALITARLACEEHHREVFAIPGNVDSPRASGCHKIIREGWAKLVTGAADILESLEGSEHLVAGAMQQAGIDNRDSLFATPADSHAPTKVKSTPIGELNLTPSQQKILAALDGQPVELDELSARTGLAIHALQADLTMLQIRGLVARAGLSAVERRR
- a CDS encoding ankyrin repeat domain-containing protein — protein: MPGFLPSRLAFLSALLLVLGALSSIGVAAGDAILDKPSLARWNPLGWSSSHRYSWQRWNVAEFRGLASVALHRSRPSGRNEILSSVVEETPWWCPVISPSIDRSCDFGHGWPAPALRVSWPDPANPFVSADDAIDAGIIVEPVRLPWIHDPPPGAAGVVWQPTREHATLLTRSAMPLRLVPVGLLIDSLVHAGVWLGLMIVLSLPMVIRRGLRRRGEACISCSYLMRGAVSDRCPECGWDQRERWPWPSRTHLRAVIGLIAISCLVLVALAILTSIRAVRLDPIFVAAGRGDVQCVQQLLAAGISPDCRTPDSIVQVPWPEDSTPLMWAAAHDEREVMEVLLAAGANINAGDGNNSALDVAVRHGSLETVQFMLQRAAILNRNKAILDAADYGSTEILAFLVEMDQDPTSSVAFARALQSAAASGRLDNLQYLLSRIANSGLEDAQSLLQPALLMAVSCHQREAAQLLLENGTRLESMDQSALWDAAARTGADIVQLLLEYGADANCALESVHGPTPLWAAVSCSNDPVVRLLLRSGADPLVTDEQGRSLLFAVDWDAATDDLVKLLLSAGLNLDHQTESGATILMVESLSVSERAVGRLLAFGADPLMQDHLQRSSLDFVRMARSLEQKRSPFFDPTPYDAVERLLNEVISSRDP
- a CDS encoding 2,3-bisphosphoglycerate-independent phosphoglycerate mutase, whose translation is MTSLQPVNTPLVLLIRDGWGENPNREHDSFNAVRLARTPVAERLMAEYPTTLIHTSGEDVGVPEGTTGNSEVGHQNLGAGRIVNQDSVRISQAIRDESFFTNEVFLHATERIRQSGRHHLHLLGICSDAGVHGRLEHLYALFELCRREGLRPESVCVHLFTDGRDTGPFTGVHFVEQVEGRLAEIGVGRVASVMGRYWAMDRDNRWERIRRAWDCLTWSADSTGPAPPRAKRASDAVQEHYDHPPDEQMRGDEFVTPTMVGASDEDAMSGRIDPGDIVIFYNYRGDRPRQLVRALAMPEFHGHVRPSPDTGQCGFNRTGDSDDQRNVHVITMCEYEKELNQWVKVAYPKPPRLHDIVGEYLSRLGLTQFRCAETEKYAHVTFFFNDYRDEPFEGEHRQIIQSPRVSTYDQQPEMSAAGVRDAVLARLAAEDCEDFLIVNFANADMVGHTGKLDAAIRAVETVDACVGAIVDAALRRGGSLIVTADHGNAEQMFDPATMGPHTAHTMYDVPLIIVGEGFKGRVLRTGGRLADVMPTAFDMTGIDVPAAMTGRSLLE
- a CDS encoding MMPL family transporter — encoded protein: MHERVRDELLGWLGRFVIRRRVPVLLAALLLVAGSVWLALARLTMQTDRSFLVSPDLTWNAAYLAYKEEFPRWGDVIIAVDRGPRARRAQSPEFDRAAMFVRSLAQRLRDDPAVLDVLDGYTFRPQFARLMLTLPEGAYERSLAEFRSSRVVLESTSIVDLLRATLTGLSRAAQPASATGSLEGLSNLLRSIDRAMDDPAAPLFASAGGWRPLESDSGRYLLLSAALRREGASVSGLSEGIAAIRRHMAELQSTRLFAGIEAAVTGVGAIENDETAQSMADSTFTSVLAFALIALLLVIVFRGVVVPICAALTLLSAVAWSFGWATLVVGHLQVLSVVFTVILLGLGIDFALHLTARLELTREEHEDLGDVLSRVYRGIGPGIITGAVTTAASFAVMLLTDFKGVAEMGAIAAGGILLCLIAMLSVYPALLSLRPDWRKSVRHRLGGEDAHFAHGRLDVVDRRPRTVLIIALLLVAAAIPAALRTRYDPNLLNLHPPGVESVIWEHRLTEDSRRSAWIGISIVDSLEQAQRQTLALLQHDEIAAVEGVGSLFHPEREQRREAFVQDMPRDIPSSTDSTAPQAAQLIAQVRGGIEAAAGGDIETGETLDPALREALTQVLAASDDLLERLRGPDAESHWANVAQAWRRDRQTLIETWQAVADPRPQTLDDLPLPLRTLNISPDGRLLLRIQPADRGGSVLDPDRLRAFVSAMRAVDADVLGPAVQIYESTTLISRAYTIATCLAVAAILILLLLDFRSLADSLLALLPVVVGFIGLFAVMGVTDLPLNFANIIVMPFIFGIGVDAGVHIVHRWRDDPTGVPRGLSGGTGRGILLTTLTTVIGFGCMALAQHRGIRGLGITMVIGLTITLIACYTVLPAILRLRTAAEDVHR
- a CDS encoding peptidylprolyl isomerase → MPHFSRLAAPLLAGAALLCFLLLPGAGAVNPPDDDTPAALVNGQAVEWSQLRDLLAETAGGAILEELILDKLLSQRLVRERKTVDAAAIESERLLMMEVLDSDPTRAALSLEAVRQRRSLGDRRFQLMLKRNAMLRELVKDDVEINETMIRSQYEQLYGPKYRVRLITSATMNEAATALSRIRAGEPFAEVAALVSTDAASAQRGGLLDAISPYDASYPMALRQVLADLDEGDLSPIIPLESGFALVQMVQKIPRSNVAYELVKTDMARAARLAQERILMDNLARQLLNSADVAVLDPALNDGWKRSHP